From Triticum aestivum cultivar Chinese Spring chromosome 4A, IWGSC CS RefSeq v2.1, whole genome shotgun sequence, a single genomic window includes:
- the LOC123085010 gene encoding uncharacterized protein, translated as MAMKRRSVLALLVVAFVGGNLLLGASFSARSTVKSSASDPDYGTAELNGRRLKESGQDVTNRKTRDLQDVKADDYQPIDPSPSSKASIRPAPIEHGTPLLPYVPRYPPPPGQPKDAHSAQSAAAPVA; from the exons ATGGCGATGAAGCGCCGCTCCGTGCTGGCTTTGCTCGTCGTCGCCTTCGTCGGAGGGAACCTGCTCCTCGGGGCCTCGTTTAGCGCCAGAAGCACGGTGAAGTCCTCAGCCTCAG ACCCGGACTATGGAACTGCTGAGCTAAACGGCAGGAGACTAAAG GAAAGTGGACAAGATGTTACTAACAGGAAGACTAGGGACTTACAAGATGTAAAGGCTGATGACTACCAACCTATTGACCCAAGTCCAAGCTCGAAGGCAAGTATCAGGCCAGCTCCAATCGAGCATGGCACTCCTCTTCTTCCTTATGTGCCACGGTACCCGCCGCCTCCTGGTCAGCCTAAGGATGCGCATTCTGCTCAGTCTGCTGCCGCTCCTGTCGCTTAG
- the LOC123085009 gene encoding FAD-linked sulfhydryl oxidase ERV1 isoform X1, translating to MAPSGSNPLEPVFQTVAAFSRRLLIAPDTAPDDHRLRPLLSLSLSPPAPPPPAPPPPPEVLKQKDAKVAPLTKEEVGRATWMLLHTIAAQFPDEPTRQQKRDANELMALLSRIYPCKECADHFKEVLKANPVQAGSQAEFSQWLCYVHNVVNRSLGKTIFPCQRVNARWGKLDCPDRACDLGGSNDIMPNR from the exons ATGGCGCCGTCGGGCTCGAACCCGCTGGAGCCCGTCTTCCAGACCGTCGCCGCTTTCTcccgccgcctcctcatcgccccCGACACCGCACCCGACGACCACCGCCTCcgccccctcctctccctctccctctccccgcccGCGCCCCCGCCCCCGGCTCCGCCCCCGCCGCCGGAGGTCCTCAAG CAGAAGGATGCGAAGGTGGCGCCCCTGACGAAGGAGGAGGTCGGCCGGGCCACGTGGATGCTGCTCCACACCATCGCCGCGCAG TTTCCTGATGAACCAACCAGGCAGCAGAAACGCGATGCGAATGAGCTG ATGGCTTTACTTTCTAGAATTTATCCTTGCAAAGAGTGCGCTGATCACTTCAAGGAAGTTTTGAA AGCAAATCCTGTGCAGGCAGGATCCCAGGCTGAATTCTCTCAGTGGTTATGCTATGTGCACAATGTGGTTAATCGAAG CCTTGGAAAAACAATATTTCCCTGCCAGAGAGTAAATGCACGGTGGGGCAAGCTGGATTGCCCGGATCGCGCGTGCGACCTAGGAGGCTCCAACGACATCATGCCGAACCGATGA
- the LOC123085009 gene encoding FAD-linked sulfhydryl oxidase ERV1 isoform X2, with the protein MAPSGSNPLEPVFQTVAAFSRRLLIAPDTAPDDHRLRPLLSLSLSPPAPPPPAPPPPPEVLKKDAKVAPLTKEEVGRATWMLLHTIAAQFPDEPTRQQKRDANELMALLSRIYPCKECADHFKEVLKANPVQAGSQAEFSQWLCYVHNVVNRSLGKTIFPCQRVNARWGKLDCPDRACDLGGSNDIMPNR; encoded by the exons ATGGCGCCGTCGGGCTCGAACCCGCTGGAGCCCGTCTTCCAGACCGTCGCCGCTTTCTcccgccgcctcctcatcgccccCGACACCGCACCCGACGACCACCGCCTCcgccccctcctctccctctccctctccccgcccGCGCCCCCGCCCCCGGCTCCGCCCCCGCCGCCGGAGGTCCTCAAG AAGGATGCGAAGGTGGCGCCCCTGACGAAGGAGGAGGTCGGCCGGGCCACGTGGATGCTGCTCCACACCATCGCCGCGCAG TTTCCTGATGAACCAACCAGGCAGCAGAAACGCGATGCGAATGAGCTG ATGGCTTTACTTTCTAGAATTTATCCTTGCAAAGAGTGCGCTGATCACTTCAAGGAAGTTTTGAA AGCAAATCCTGTGCAGGCAGGATCCCAGGCTGAATTCTCTCAGTGGTTATGCTATGTGCACAATGTGGTTAATCGAAG CCTTGGAAAAACAATATTTCCCTGCCAGAGAGTAAATGCACGGTGGGGCAAGCTGGATTGCCCGGATCGCGCGTGCGACCTAGGAGGCTCCAACGACATCATGCCGAACCGATGA